In the genome of Streptomyces collinus, one region contains:
- a CDS encoding ATP-binding cassette domain-containing protein, whose translation MVHVSATPVLALRGVSKRFGAVQALTDVELEVHAGEVVALVGDNGAGKSTLVKTIAGVHPIDEGVIEWDGRSVQINKPHDAQNLGIATVYQDLALCDNIDVVGNLYLGREIRKRGVLDEVEMERRSRELLDTLSIRIPSVRIPIASLSGGQRQTVAIARSMLGEPKLVILDEPTAALGVEQTAQVLDLVERLRERGHAVILISHNMADVKAVADKVAVLRLGRNNGVFEVKSTSQEEIISAITGATDNAVTRRAARTNGEGSK comes from the coding sequence ATGGTTCACGTGTCCGCTACGCCCGTGCTGGCGTTGCGCGGGGTCTCCAAGCGGTTCGGTGCCGTTCAGGCGCTCACCGACGTAGAGCTTGAGGTCCACGCCGGTGAGGTGGTCGCCCTGGTCGGCGACAACGGAGCCGGAAAGTCCACGCTGGTCAAGACGATCGCCGGCGTGCACCCCATCGATGAGGGTGTCATCGAATGGGACGGCAGGTCCGTCCAGATCAACAAGCCGCACGACGCCCAGAACCTGGGCATCGCGACCGTCTACCAGGACCTCGCGCTCTGCGACAACATCGACGTCGTCGGCAACCTCTACCTGGGCCGGGAGATCCGCAAGCGCGGCGTCCTGGACGAGGTGGAGATGGAGCGCCGCTCCCGCGAGCTGCTCGACACACTGTCGATCCGCATCCCCAGCGTGCGCATCCCGATCGCCTCGCTCTCCGGCGGTCAGCGCCAGACCGTGGCCATCGCCCGTTCCATGCTCGGCGAGCCCAAGCTGGTCATCCTCGACGAGCCCACCGCCGCCCTCGGCGTCGAGCAGACCGCACAGGTCCTCGACCTGGTCGAGCGGCTGCGCGAGCGGGGCCACGCCGTGATCCTCATCAGCCACAACATGGCCGACGTGAAGGCCGTCGCGGACAAGGTCGCCGTGCTGCGCCTCGGCCGCAACAACGGCGTCTTCGAGGTCAAGTCGACCTCGCAGGAAGAGATCATCTCCGCCATCACCGGCGCCACCGACAACGCCGTGACCCGCCGTGCGGCGCGCACGAACGGGGAGGGTTCCAAGTGA
- a CDS encoding sugar ABC transporter permease: MSIDKTSAAPDDHVVENPEAAKAAVTVVDPRLLVREQGLKGYVSEFKRKMKSGDLGSIPVVIGLAIIWLIFTSLNSNFLTAGNLSDMSVAMVGTGMIAVGIVFVLLLGEIDLSVGSVSGVAGASFAVLNVTNGMNEWLAFVLAILTGTVAGVLHGFFFAKIGVPAFAVTLAGLLFWNGFMLQILGDNGTINLDPDGVVAQLTSYYFSDVAAAYGLAAVVTAGFFLSSFLGNRRREAAGVPSRPLSETIVRTVLLAVLAFTVAIVFNQYKGLPLAVVIFIAVLLVTDFVLRRTAYGRKVFALGGSVEASRRAGINVEMVRISVFAIAGTFAAVGGLFIASKIAAANQGAGGGDLLMNAIAAAVIGGTSLFGGRGRTWNALLGVLVIVSIQYGLALEGIASPVQYMITGGVLLATVVIDAVTRKTQKTAGRA, translated from the coding sequence GTGAGCATCGACAAGACCTCCGCGGCTCCGGACGACCACGTCGTGGAGAACCCCGAGGCGGCCAAGGCCGCCGTCACGGTCGTCGACCCCCGGCTGCTGGTGCGCGAGCAGGGCCTCAAGGGCTACGTCAGCGAGTTCAAGCGGAAGATGAAGTCCGGCGACCTGGGATCCATCCCGGTCGTCATCGGCCTCGCGATCATCTGGCTCATCTTCACGAGCCTGAACTCCAACTTCCTCACCGCGGGCAACCTGTCCGACATGTCCGTCGCCATGGTCGGCACGGGCATGATCGCCGTCGGCATCGTGTTCGTGCTGCTGCTCGGCGAGATCGACCTGTCGGTCGGTTCGGTCTCCGGCGTGGCGGGCGCGAGTTTCGCGGTGCTGAACGTCACCAACGGCATGAACGAGTGGCTCGCCTTCGTGCTGGCCATCCTCACCGGCACGGTCGCCGGCGTGCTGCACGGCTTCTTCTTCGCGAAGATCGGCGTGCCCGCCTTCGCCGTCACGCTGGCCGGTCTGCTGTTCTGGAACGGCTTCATGCTCCAGATCCTCGGTGACAACGGCACCATCAACCTCGACCCGGACGGGGTCGTGGCCCAGCTGACCAGCTACTACTTCTCCGACGTGGCCGCCGCGTACGGTCTGGCCGCGGTGGTGACCGCCGGGTTCTTCCTCAGCTCCTTCCTCGGCAACCGGCGCCGCGAGGCCGCCGGTGTGCCGTCGCGGCCGCTGAGCGAGACCATCGTGCGGACCGTGCTGCTGGCCGTGCTCGCCTTCACCGTCGCCATCGTCTTCAACCAGTACAAGGGCCTGCCGCTCGCCGTGGTGATCTTCATCGCGGTGCTGCTGGTCACGGACTTCGTGCTGCGGCGCACGGCGTACGGCCGGAAGGTGTTCGCGCTCGGCGGCAGCGTCGAGGCGTCCCGCCGGGCCGGCATCAACGTGGAAATGGTCCGGATCTCGGTGTTCGCGATCGCCGGGACCTTCGCCGCGGTGGGCGGCCTGTTCATCGCCTCGAAGATCGCCGCGGCCAACCAGGGCGCCGGCGGCGGTGACCTGCTGATGAACGCGATCGCCGCGGCGGTCATCGGCGGCACGTCGCTGTTCGGCGGCCGTGGACGCACCTGGAACGCGCTGCTCGGTGTGCTCGTGATCGTGTCGATCCAGTACGGCCTCGCCCTGGAGGGCATCGCCTCCCCGGTGCAGTACATGATCACCGGTGGTGTGCTGTTGGCCACGGTCGTCATCGACGCCGTCACCCGTAAGACGCAGAAGACGGCAGGGCGCGCGTAG
- a CDS encoding amino acid permease, translated as MSSTLFRTKKVEQSILDTEEPEHALKKSLSALDLTVFGVGVIIGTGIFVLTGTVAKDNAGPATALAFVAAGIACALAALCYAEFASTVPVAGSAYTFSYASLGELPAWIIGWDLVLEFALGTAVVAVGWSGYIQSLMENAGWTMPAGLGSREGADAFGFDILAAALVLVLTGILVLGMKLSARITSIVVAIKVTVVLVVIIAGAFLIKGDNYDPFIPKEQPVEAGASLDSPLIQLMFGWAPSNFGVMGIFTAASVVFFAFIGFDVVATAAEETKNPQRDMPRGILGSLLICTTLYVLVSIVVTGMQHYSELSVDAPLADAFKATGHPWFAGFISFGAAVGLTTVCMILLLGQTRVFFAMSRDGLLPRFFSRVHPRFKTPHRPTILLGVIIAILAGFTPLTELAALVNIGTLFAFVVVAIGVIILRKSRPDLPRAFRTPWVPVIPILSVCASLWLMINLPAETWVRFAIWMAAGFLVYFLYGRTHSRLARHGSGEEQPSVGGGTP; from the coding sequence GTGAGCAGTACCCTCTTCCGGACGAAGAAGGTCGAGCAGTCCATCCTCGACACCGAGGAGCCAGAGCACGCGCTCAAGAAGTCCCTGTCAGCGCTGGATCTGACCGTCTTCGGCGTCGGTGTGATCATCGGTACCGGCATCTTCGTACTCACCGGCACCGTCGCCAAGGACAACGCCGGGCCCGCGACGGCTCTGGCGTTCGTGGCGGCCGGCATCGCCTGCGCCCTGGCCGCCCTGTGCTACGCCGAGTTCGCGTCCACGGTCCCGGTCGCCGGGTCCGCCTACACGTTCTCGTATGCCTCCCTCGGTGAACTGCCCGCCTGGATCATCGGCTGGGACCTCGTCCTGGAGTTCGCGCTCGGCACGGCGGTGGTGGCCGTCGGCTGGTCGGGCTACATCCAGTCGCTCATGGAGAACGCGGGCTGGACGATGCCCGCGGGCCTGGGCAGCCGGGAGGGCGCCGACGCCTTCGGCTTCGACATCCTCGCCGCCGCGCTCGTCCTCGTACTCACCGGCATCCTCGTGCTCGGCATGAAGCTGTCGGCGCGGATCACGTCGATCGTCGTCGCCATCAAGGTGACGGTCGTCCTCGTGGTGATCATCGCCGGCGCGTTCCTCATCAAGGGCGACAACTACGACCCGTTCATCCCCAAGGAGCAGCCCGTGGAGGCCGGGGCGAGTCTCGACTCCCCTCTGATCCAGCTCATGTTCGGCTGGGCTCCCTCCAACTTCGGCGTGATGGGCATCTTCACCGCCGCCTCGGTCGTGTTCTTCGCCTTCATCGGCTTCGACGTCGTGGCCACGGCAGCCGAGGAGACCAAGAACCCCCAGCGCGACATGCCCCGCGGCATCCTCGGCTCGCTCCTGATCTGCACGACGCTGTACGTCCTCGTCTCGATCGTCGTCACCGGCATGCAGCACTACAGCGAACTGTCCGTCGACGCCCCGCTCGCCGACGCGTTCAAGGCCACCGGGCATCCGTGGTTCGCGGGCTTCATCAGCTTCGGCGCCGCGGTCGGCCTGACGACGGTCTGCATGATCCTGCTGCTCGGCCAGACCCGGGTGTTCTTCGCGATGAGCCGGGACGGACTGCTGCCGCGGTTCTTCTCGCGCGTCCACCCGCGGTTCAAGACGCCGCACCGGCCGACCATCCTGCTCGGCGTGATCATCGCGATCCTCGCCGGGTTCACGCCGCTGACCGAGCTCGCCGCCCTGGTGAACATCGGCACGCTGTTCGCCTTCGTGGTCGTCGCCATCGGCGTGATCATCCTCCGCAAGTCCCGCCCCGACCTGCCCCGGGCCTTCCGTACCCCGTGGGTGCCGGTGATCCCGATCCTGTCGGTCTGCGCGTCCCTGTGGCTGATGATCAACCTTCCCGCCGAGACGTGGGTCCGCTTCGCCATCTGGATGGCCGCCGGCTTCCTCGTCTACTTCCTGTACGGCCGCACCCACAGCCGCCTCGCCCGCCACGGGTCGGGAGAGGAGCAGCCGAGCGTGGGCGGCGGCACGCCGTAG
- a CDS encoding carbohydrate ABC transporter permease, giving the protein MQHGKYRFIVGFLALPLGLYALFVVWPFIQSIYYSFTDWTGLSPEFKMVGFDNYSRMLDDDIFWKSLQHSLLFALLLPVVTIGLALFFAFMINVGGRKRKNGPVITGVRGSSFYKIVYFFPQVLSIAIVALLFAFAYNPDSGALNSLLRGIGLDDVQPLWLGDPDLALWAVMAVLVWSTVGFFVVLFSAGMASIPAEMYEAALLDGANRVTTFFRVTLPLLWDTVQSGWVYMGILALGAESFAVVQIMTTGPGGPDYSTTVMVLYVYQKAFRDGQAAYATTIGVALLVVTLAFAAVVMRLGRRERLEY; this is encoded by the coding sequence ATGCAGCACGGCAAGTACCGGTTCATCGTGGGCTTCCTGGCGTTGCCCCTGGGACTGTACGCGCTCTTCGTGGTCTGGCCGTTCATCCAGTCCATCTATTACTCGTTCACGGACTGGACCGGCCTGAGCCCCGAATTCAAGATGGTCGGTTTCGACAACTACAGCCGGATGCTCGACGACGACATCTTCTGGAAGTCGTTGCAGCACAGCCTGCTGTTCGCCCTCCTGCTGCCGGTGGTGACGATCGGCCTCGCGCTGTTCTTCGCCTTCATGATCAACGTGGGCGGCAGAAAGAGAAAGAACGGCCCGGTGATCACCGGTGTCCGCGGCTCCTCCTTCTACAAGATCGTCTACTTCTTCCCGCAGGTCCTCTCGATCGCCATCGTCGCGCTGCTGTTCGCGTTCGCGTACAACCCGGACAGCGGCGCGCTCAACTCGCTGCTGCGCGGCATCGGCCTGGACGACGTCCAGCCCCTGTGGCTGGGCGACCCCGATCTGGCCCTCTGGGCGGTGATGGCGGTCCTCGTCTGGTCGACCGTCGGCTTCTTCGTCGTCCTCTTCTCCGCCGGCATGGCCTCCATCCCGGCGGAGATGTACGAGGCCGCGCTCCTGGACGGCGCGAACCGCGTCACCACGTTCTTCCGGGTCACCCTGCCCCTCCTCTGGGACACGGTGCAGTCCGGCTGGGTCTACATGGGCATCCTCGCCCTGGGTGCCGAGTCGTTCGCGGTCGTACAGATCATGACGACCGGGCCGGGCGGTCCCGACTACTCGACCACCGTCATGGTCCTGTACGTGTACCAGAAGGCGTTCCGTGACGGGCAGGCCGCCTACGCCACCACCATCGGAGTCGCCCTGCTCGTCGTCACGCTGGCCTTCGCCGCCGTGGTGATGCGGCTGGGCCGTCGCGAGCGGCTGGAGTACTGA
- a CDS encoding carbohydrate ABC transporter permease, whose product MKTTETPAPLPAESGAPITKTDVRPPPVKEKKEGTVLNVFSHGVLVIWAFMVVMPLLWAVMTSFKDDRSIFSSPWSLPDSLHFDNWSRAWTQANMSDYFLNTVLVVGGSLIGTLVLGSMAAYVLARFDFPGNRFIYFLFIGGMSFPIMLALVPLFYVVNNMGLLNTIHGLILVYIAYSLPFTVFFLAAFFRTLPTSIAEAAFVDGASHSRTFFQIMLPMAKPGLISVGIFNFLGQWNQYMLPTVLNTDPDKRVLTQGLVQLAVSQGYKGDWSGLFAGLVMAMLPVLAAYIVFQRQVVQGLTAGALK is encoded by the coding sequence TTGAAGACGACCGAAACCCCCGCGCCGCTCCCGGCCGAGTCCGGAGCCCCGATCACCAAGACGGACGTCCGGCCGCCGCCTGTGAAGGAGAAGAAAGAGGGCACCGTCCTCAACGTCTTCTCCCACGGCGTCCTGGTCATCTGGGCGTTCATGGTGGTCATGCCGCTGCTCTGGGCGGTCATGACGTCCTTCAAGGACGACCGCTCGATCTTCAGCTCCCCCTGGTCGCTCCCGGACTCCCTGCACTTCGACAACTGGTCGCGGGCGTGGACCCAGGCCAACATGAGCGACTACTTCCTCAACACGGTGCTCGTGGTGGGCGGCTCCCTCATCGGCACGCTGGTCCTCGGCTCCATGGCGGCCTACGTCCTGGCCCGCTTCGACTTCCCCGGCAACCGCTTCATCTACTTCCTGTTCATCGGCGGCATGAGCTTCCCGATCATGCTCGCGCTGGTCCCGCTGTTCTACGTCGTGAACAACATGGGCCTGCTGAACACCATCCACGGCCTGATCCTGGTCTACATCGCCTACTCGCTGCCGTTCACGGTGTTCTTCCTGGCGGCGTTCTTCCGCACGCTGCCGACGTCGATCGCCGAGGCGGCGTTCGTCGACGGGGCCTCCCACAGCCGTACGTTCTTCCAGATCATGCTCCCGATGGCCAAGCCGGGCCTGATCAGCGTCGGCATCTTCAACTTCCTGGGGCAGTGGAACCAGTACATGCTGCCGACGGTCCTGAACACCGACCCCGACAAGCGGGTCCTCACGCAGGGTCTGGTGCAGCTGGCGGTCAGCCAGGGGTACAAGGGCGACTGGTCGGGCCTGTTCGCGGGTCTGGTCATGGCGATGCTGCCGGTGCTGGCGGCGTACATCGTCTTCCAGCGGCAGGTGGTGCAGGGGCTCACTGCGGGGGCGTTGAAGTAG
- a CDS encoding ROK family transcriptional regulator: protein METPGSQSSLHRANLERVVRAVRLAGSLTQAEIARTTGLSAATVSNIVRELKDGGTVEVTPTSAGGRRARSVSLSGDAGIVIGVDFGHTHLRVAIGNLAHQVLAEESEPLDVDASSTQGFDRAEQLVTRLIEATGVDRSKIAGVGLGVPGPIDVESGTLGSTAILPGWTGTKPAEELRGRLGVPVHVDNDANLGALGEMVWGSGRGVRDLAYIKVASGVGAGLVISGNIYRGPGGTAGEIGHITLDESGPVCRCGNRGCLETFAAARYVLPLLQSSHGTDLTMEGVVRLARDGDPGCRRVIADVGRHIGSGVANLCNLLNPSRVVLGGDLAEAGELVLGPIRESVGRYAIPSAARQLSVLPGALGGRAEVLGALALALSEMGDSTLLDGTAPSALQAVTPAFT, encoded by the coding sequence GTGGAGACTCCGGGGTCGCAGTCATCGCTGCACCGAGCCAACCTGGAGCGGGTCGTACGAGCCGTGCGCCTGGCGGGCTCCCTCACCCAGGCCGAGATCGCGCGGACGACAGGCCTGTCCGCGGCGACGGTGTCCAACATCGTCCGGGAGCTGAAGGACGGCGGCACCGTCGAGGTCACACCGACCTCCGCCGGCGGCCGCAGGGCCCGCAGCGTGTCGCTGAGCGGCGACGCCGGCATCGTCATCGGCGTGGACTTCGGTCACACCCACCTCCGCGTCGCCATCGGCAACCTCGCCCACCAGGTCCTGGCGGAGGAGTCCGAGCCGCTGGACGTGGACGCCTCGTCCACCCAGGGCTTCGACCGCGCGGAACAGCTGGTCACCCGCCTGATCGAAGCCACCGGCGTCGACCGCTCCAAGATCGCCGGCGTGGGCCTCGGCGTCCCCGGCCCCATCGACGTCGAATCCGGCACCCTCGGCTCGACCGCGATCCTCCCCGGCTGGACCGGCACCAAGCCCGCCGAGGAGCTCCGGGGCCGCCTCGGCGTCCCCGTGCACGTGGACAACGACGCCAACCTCGGCGCCCTCGGCGAGATGGTCTGGGGCAGCGGCCGGGGCGTCCGCGACCTGGCCTACATCAAGGTCGCCAGCGGTGTCGGCGCCGGCCTGGTGATCAGCGGCAACATCTACCGCGGCCCCGGCGGCACCGCAGGAGAAATCGGGCATATTACACTCGACGAGTCCGGCCCCGTCTGCCGTTGCGGAAACCGCGGCTGCCTGGAGACCTTCGCGGCCGCGCGCTACGTGCTCCCGCTCCTCCAGTCCAGTCACGGCACCGATCTGACCATGGAGGGCGTCGTGCGGCTGGCGCGGGACGGAGACCCGGGCTGCCGTCGGGTGATCGCCGACGTCGGCCGTCACATCGGCAGTGGGGTGGCCAATCTCTGCAACCTGCTGAACCCGAGCCGCGTGGTCCTCGGCGGTGATCTCGCCGAGGCCGGTGAGCTGGTGCTCGGGCCGATCCGGGAGTCCGTCGGCCGCTATGCCATTCCCAGTGCGGCACGCCAGTTGTCCGTTCTCCCCGGTGCCCTCGGAGGCCGTGCGGAAGTGCTCGGAGCGCTCGCTCTCGCCCTCAGCGAGATGGGTGATTCGACCCTTTTGGACGGGACGGCTCCCAGTGCACTGCAGGCAGTCACCCCTGCCTTCACTTAG
- a CDS encoding ABC transporter substrate-binding protein, with amino-acid sequence MRRAAVAIAAGAMAVSLAACGSAKESGDNADSTGSAKKGDDIKVGLLLPENATARYEKFDRPLIEEKVKELTNGKGEVVYANAKQDASTQNQQVDTMVTNKVDVLIVDAVDSKAIAGSVKKAKDAGIPVVAYDRLAEGPIDAYTSFDNETVGKTQGEALLKALGDKAKDGQIVMMNGSSTDPNAAQFKKGAHSVLDGKVKIGREYDTKEWKPENANSNMEGAISALGKDKIVGVYSANDGMAGGIITALKAAGIADIPVTGQDAELAGVQRIVTGEQYMSVYKPYPQEADVAAEMAVALAQGKSLDSIAKDKVDSPTTKAIPSVLVPVVSLTKDNIKDTVIKDGIYTVNEICTGKYKAACDKIGLK; translated from the coding sequence ATGCGTCGCGCCGCTGTTGCTATTGCCGCCGGTGCGATGGCTGTTTCGCTTGCTGCCTGTGGCAGCGCCAAGGAGTCGGGCGACAACGCCGACTCCACCGGGTCCGCCAAGAAGGGCGACGACATCAAGGTCGGCCTGCTCCTTCCCGAGAACGCGACCGCCCGTTACGAGAAGTTCGACCGTCCCCTCATCGAGGAGAAGGTCAAGGAGCTCACCAACGGCAAGGGCGAGGTCGTCTACGCGAACGCCAAGCAGGATGCCAGCACGCAGAACCAGCAGGTCGACACGATGGTGACCAACAAGGTCGACGTGCTGATCGTGGACGCCGTGGACTCCAAGGCGATCGCCGGCTCGGTGAAGAAGGCCAAGGACGCGGGCATCCCCGTCGTCGCCTACGACCGCCTGGCCGAGGGCCCGATCGACGCCTACACCTCGTTCGACAACGAGACCGTCGGCAAGACCCAGGGCGAGGCCCTGCTGAAGGCCCTGGGCGACAAGGCCAAGGACGGCCAGATCGTCATGATGAACGGGTCCTCCACCGACCCGAACGCCGCCCAGTTCAAGAAGGGCGCCCACTCCGTGCTCGACGGCAAGGTGAAGATCGGCCGCGAGTACGACACCAAGGAGTGGAAGCCGGAGAACGCCAACTCCAACATGGAGGGCGCCATCTCCGCCCTCGGCAAGGACAAGATCGTCGGCGTCTACTCCGCCAACGACGGCATGGCGGGCGGCATCATCACCGCCCTGAAGGCCGCCGGCATCGCCGACATCCCCGTCACCGGCCAGGACGCCGAACTCGCCGGTGTGCAGCGCATCGTCACCGGTGAGCAGTACATGAGCGTCTACAAGCCCTACCCGCAGGAGGCGGACGTCGCGGCCGAGATGGCCGTCGCCCTCGCCCAGGGCAAGTCGCTCGACTCGATCGCCAAGGACAAGGTCGACAGCCCGACCACCAAGGCCATCCCCTCCGTCCTCGTCCCGGTCGTCTCGCTGACCAAGGACAACATCAAGGACACCGTCATCAAGGACGGCATCTACACCGTGAACGAGATCTGCACGGGCAAGTACAAGGCCGCCTGCGACAAGATCGGCCTCAAGTAA
- a CDS encoding NTP pyrophosphohydrolase, with the protein MNANSPVLVVVDAANVVGSVPDGWWRDRRGAAERLRDRLASEGVPAVSGPVEIVLVVEGAARGVESVPGVQVSAAPGSGDDHIVEVVASAGDRSVLVITADRELRRRVGELGAEVAGPRSVRP; encoded by the coding sequence ATGAACGCCAACTCGCCTGTCCTGGTCGTCGTCGACGCGGCGAACGTCGTCGGGTCGGTGCCGGACGGCTGGTGGCGGGACCGCCGGGGTGCGGCGGAACGGCTGCGCGACCGGTTGGCGTCGGAGGGGGTCCCCGCCGTCTCCGGCCCGGTGGAGATCGTCCTGGTGGTGGAGGGTGCGGCGCGGGGAGTGGAGTCCGTGCCGGGGGTGCAGGTGTCCGCGGCGCCGGGCAGTGGAGACGATCACATCGTCGAGGTGGTCGCGTCGGCCGGCGACCGCTCCGTCCTGGTGATCACGGCGGACCGGGAGCTGCGGAGGCGGGTCGGGGAGCTGGGGGCGGAGGTTGCGGGGCCGCGGTCTGTCCGTCCGTAG
- the dxs gene encoding 1-deoxy-D-xylulose-5-phosphate synthase, producing the protein MPLLTRIRGPRDLDRLNLEELNQLAEEIRSFLVEAVSKTGGHLGPNLGVVELTIALHRVFDSPRDKVLWDTGHQSYVHKLLTGRQDFSKLKMKGGLSGYPSQAESEHDVIENSHASTVLGWADGIAKANQILERDDHVVAVIGDGALTGGMAWEALNNIADAKDRPLVIVVNDNERSYAPTIGGLANHLATLRTTDGYERFLARTKEVLERTPVVGRPLYDTLHGAKKGLKDFIAPQGMFEDLGLKYVGPIDGHDLEALESALAKAKRFGGPVIVHCLTEKGRGYQPALQDEADRFHAVGKIHPDTGLPIASSGADWTSVFGEEMVKLGEEREDIVAITAAMLQPVGLDKFAKRFPKRVYDVGIAEQHAAVSAAGLATGGVHPVFAVYATFLNRAFDQVLMDVALHKCGVTFVLDRAGVTGTDGASHNGMWDMSILQVVPGLRLAAPRDADQVRAQLREAVAVDDAPTVVRFSKGAVGPAVPAVRRVGGMDVLREPGTDRPDVLLVSVGALAPMCLEIAGLLDKQGISTTVVDPRWVKPVDEAMAPLAEQHRVVVTVEDNSRVGGVGSAIAQALRDAGVDVPLRDFGIPPRFLDHASRAEVLAEIGLTAPDIARQVTGLVARLDGRYEQSAAGAVESARD; encoded by the coding sequence GTGCCGCTGCTGACCCGTATCAGGGGACCGCGCGATCTGGACCGGCTCAACCTGGAGGAGCTGAACCAGCTGGCGGAGGAGATCCGCAGCTTCCTCGTCGAAGCGGTCTCCAAGACCGGCGGTCACCTCGGCCCCAACCTCGGCGTGGTGGAGCTCACCATCGCCCTGCACCGGGTCTTCGACTCCCCCCGGGACAAGGTGCTCTGGGACACCGGCCACCAGTCCTACGTCCACAAGCTGCTCACCGGCCGCCAGGACTTCTCGAAGCTGAAGATGAAGGGCGGCCTGTCCGGCTACCCCTCACAGGCCGAGTCCGAGCACGACGTCATCGAGAACTCGCACGCCTCGACCGTCCTCGGCTGGGCCGACGGCATCGCCAAGGCCAACCAGATCCTGGAGCGCGACGACCACGTCGTGGCCGTGATCGGTGACGGCGCGCTGACCGGCGGCATGGCCTGGGAGGCGCTGAACAACATCGCCGACGCCAAGGACCGCCCGCTCGTCATCGTCGTCAACGACAACGAGCGCTCCTACGCGCCGACCATCGGCGGCCTCGCCAACCACCTGGCGACCCTGCGCACCACCGACGGCTACGAGCGCTTCCTCGCCCGCACCAAGGAGGTCCTGGAGCGCACCCCCGTCGTCGGCAGGCCGCTCTACGACACCCTGCACGGCGCGAAGAAGGGACTGAAGGACTTCATCGCCCCGCAGGGCATGTTCGAGGACCTCGGCCTGAAGTACGTCGGGCCGATCGACGGACACGACCTGGAGGCCCTGGAGTCCGCGCTCGCCAAGGCCAAGCGGTTCGGCGGGCCGGTCATCGTGCACTGCCTCACCGAGAAGGGCCGCGGCTACCAGCCGGCCCTCCAGGACGAGGCGGACCGCTTCCACGCCGTCGGCAAGATCCACCCCGACACGGGCCTGCCGATCGCCAGCTCCGGCGCCGACTGGACGTCGGTCTTCGGCGAGGAGATGGTCAAGCTCGGCGAGGAGCGCGAGGACATCGTCGCCATCACGGCCGCCATGCTCCAGCCGGTCGGCCTGGACAAGTTCGCCAAACGCTTCCCCAAGCGGGTCTACGACGTCGGCATCGCCGAGCAGCACGCCGCCGTCTCCGCGGCCGGCCTGGCCACCGGTGGCGTCCACCCGGTGTTCGCCGTGTACGCCACGTTCCTCAACCGCGCCTTCGACCAGGTGCTGATGGACGTGGCCCTGCACAAGTGCGGCGTCACCTTCGTCCTCGACCGGGCCGGGGTCACCGGCACCGACGGGGCCTCCCACAACGGCATGTGGGACATGTCGATCCTCCAGGTCGTGCCCGGCCTGCGGCTGGCCGCGCCGCGCGACGCCGACCAGGTGCGCGCCCAGCTGCGCGAGGCCGTCGCCGTCGACGACGCGCCGACCGTGGTCCGCTTCTCCAAGGGCGCCGTCGGCCCCGCCGTACCGGCCGTGCGCCGCGTCGGCGGCATGGACGTCCTGCGCGAGCCCGGCACCGACCGGCCGGACGTCCTGCTGGTCTCCGTCGGCGCCCTCGCGCCGATGTGCCTGGAGATCGCCGGCCTGCTCGACAAGCAGGGCATCTCCACGACGGTCGTCGACCCGCGCTGGGTCAAGCCCGTCGACGAGGCCATGGCCCCGCTCGCCGAGCAGCACCGCGTCGTCGTCACCGTCGAGGACAACAGCCGCGTGGGCGGCGTCGGCTCGGCGATCGCCCAGGCGCTGCGCGACGCGGGCGTCGACGTGCCGCTGCGCGACTTCGGCATCCCGCCGCGCTTCCTCGACCACGCCTCGCGTGCCGAGGTCCTCGCCGAGATCGGGCTCACCGCACCGGACATCGCCCGCCAGGTGACCGGGCTGGTCGCCCGGCTCGACGGCCGCTATGAGCAGTCCGCGGCGGGCGCCGTGGAGTCCGCGCGCGACTGA